The proteins below come from a single Sorghum bicolor cultivar BTx623 chromosome 4, Sorghum_bicolor_NCBIv3, whole genome shotgun sequence genomic window:
- the LOC8068941 gene encoding F-box/kelch-repeat protein At1g22040, which translates to MGSILSAANTTAKSMDHHETSGTYPNKRVKVSTYEYGSNPRIIPTLPDEISLQILARLPRIHYLNLKMVSQAWKAAIIGSELSQLRKELGVSEEWLYVLTKVEANKLHWYALDPVFQKWQRLPPMPSFVNEEESNRTASSGFRMWNVVGSSIKIADFVRGLFWRRNSLDQMPFCGCSVGVADGYLYVIGGFSKAVALNCVWRYDPFLNLWQEVSPMITGRAFCKATFLNGKLYVVGGVSRGRNGLLPLRSAEAFDPKTGLWSELPEMPFAKAQVLPTAFLVDVLKPIATGMAPYNGKLYVPQSLYSWPFFFDIGGEIYDPDLNAWSTMPDGLGDGWPARQAGTKLGIVIDDKLYTLEPSGSLDSGQIKRYNSEEDTWVTILPQVPVNDFTDAEAPYLLAGLHGRLHVITKAANNTLQVMQAVVQNNSDNAVSGENVVWTTVASRNFGTAELVSCQVLDV; encoded by the coding sequence ATGGGCTCCATTCTAAGTGCGGCAAATACTACGGCTAAGTCtatggatcatcatgagacatcTGGGACATATCCTAATAAGAGGGTGAAGGTATCTACTTATGAGTATGGGTCAAACCCAAGGATTATCCCGACTCTTCCTGATGAGATCTCACTCCAGATTCTGGCAAGGTTACCACGGATTCATTACCTTAACTTGAAGATGGTTTCTCAAGCTTGGAAGGCAGCAATCATTGGTTCTGAACTTTCCCAGCTGAGGAAAGAGCTTGGCGTAAGTGAAGAATGGTTGTATGTACTGACAAAGGTTGAGGCAAACAAACTCCATTGGTATGCCCTCGATCCAGTGTTTCAGAAATGGCAGAGGTTGCCACCGATGCCTTCTTTCGTCAATGAGGAGGAATCCAATAGGACGGCATCTTCTGGGTTCCGGATGTGGAATGTTGTGGGATCAAGCATTAAGATTGCTGATTTCGTGAGGGGCTTGTTTTGGCGCAGGAACAGTTTGGACCAGATGCCCTTTTGTGGTTGTTCAGTGGGTGTTGCTGATGGTTACTTGTATGTCATTGGGGGGTTTTCCAAAGCTGTTGCCCTGAATTGCGTTTGGAGATACGACCCTTTTCTCAATTTGTGGCAGGAAGTGAGCCCAATGATCACTGGGCGGGCTTTCTGCAAGGCAACATTTTTGAATGGCAAGTTATATGTGGTTGGTGGAGTCAGTAGGGGTCGGAATGGCCTGCTTCCTCTGCGTTCAGCTGAGGCGTTTGATCCCAAAACTGGACTGTGGAGTGAGCTACCAGAAATGCCTTTCGCAAAAGCGCAGGTACTCCCCACAGCCTTCTTGGTCGATGTGCTGAAGCCTATCGCCACAGGGATGGCACCCTACAACGGGAAGCTGTATGTTCCTCAGAGCTTGTACTCATGGCCGTTCTTTTTTGACATTGGAGGTGAGATCTATGACCCAGACCTGAATGCTTGGTCAACGATGCCTGATGGTCTCGGCGACGGATGGCCAGCAAGACAGGCAGGCACGAAATTGGGTATTGTGATCGATGACAAACTTTACACCCTGGAGCCTTCCGGCTCTTTGGACAGTGGTCAGATAAAAAGATACAACTCCGAAGAGGACACATGGGTAACTATCTTGCCACAAGTCCCGGTTAATGACTTCACTGATGCAGAGGCCCCTTATTTACTCGCCGGTCTCCATGGAAGGCTCCATGTTATAACAAAGGCGGCAAACAACACTCTTCAAGTTATGCAGGCTGTAGTACAGAATAACTCGGATAACGCGGTATCTGGAGAAAATGTGGTATGGACCACTGTGGCTTCTAGGAACTTTGGGACGGCTGAGCTTGTCAGCTGCCAGGTTCTAGATGTTTAA
- the LOC8072622 gene encoding uncharacterized protein LOC8072622: MASMMMGGDFVEAYVLKNAYKEKLRRMEAAEETKKGKLGSAAEKKVSGGGGRGGGGGGGLFGLLKKKVHPKAAAASPMETRSTEEEEEEASS, encoded by the coding sequence ATGGCGTCCATGATGATGGGAGGAGACTTTGTGGAGGCGTACGTGCTCAAGAACGCGTACAAGGAGAAGCTCCGGCGCATGGAGGCCGCCGAGGAGACGAAGAAGGGCAAGCTGGGCTCCGCGGCGGAGAAGAAGGtctcgggcggcggcggcaggggaggaggaggaggaggaggcctgtTTGGGctcctgaagaagaaggtgcacCCAAAAGCAGCGGCCGCGTCGCCCATGGAGACCAGGAgcactgaagaagaagaagaagaagcctcTTCTTGA
- the LOC8072623 gene encoding uncharacterized protein LOC8072623 produces MASMMMGGDLVEAYVLKNAYKEKLRRMEAAEETKKGKLGPVAEKKVSGGGSRGGGGLFGLLKKKVHPKAAAASPMETTSAEEATSS; encoded by the coding sequence ATGGCGTCCATGATGATGGGAGGAGACTTGGTGGAGGCGTACGTGCTCAAGAACGCGTACAAGGAGAAACTCCGGCGCATGGAGGCCGCCGAGGAGACGAAGAAGGGCAAGCTGGGCCCCGTGGCGGAGAAGAAGGTCTCGGGCGGCGGAagcaggggaggaggaggcctGTTTGGGCTCCTTAAGAAGAAGGTGCACCCAAAAGCGGCGGCCGCGTCTCCCATGGAGACCACCAGCGCTGAAGAAGCAACCTCTTCTTGA